A DNA window from Abyssibacter profundi contains the following coding sequences:
- a CDS encoding iron-containing alcohol dehydrogenase has protein sequence MKGLKAATAVLPFKWPKTFEGDSPSVEMCRYIVEKGWHQSVLFISSKTPVRTGLIQPMVDVLEAGGIKVTVYDNVQPDPTVEQIEATVDVLRANQCDGVIALGGGSVIDAAKAVAARGKNPKRSIMDMTGMFRVMRGMLPLYAVPTTAGTGSEVTIAAVVTDTKGQRKLPMLDPRLMPRLAALDGSLMLGVPQHVTAATGMDALTHAVEAFISGNAMDRTDVLALEAVKLIMANLETAFEDGSNLEARQAMARASHLAGKAFTQAGVGYVHAIAHNFGALYHVPHGRANAIVMPYVLDYSKSKCAKRLARLAREAGIGDEVMSADERASLFIARIREMNERFGIPDHVEALKEEDIPRIARAARAEARWTYAVPRYMRRHTAEWIVSKMLPNAPDRPQPDEPDVPGTEETTSD, from the coding sequence ATGAAAGGGCTTAAGGCGGCCACAGCGGTCCTGCCGTTCAAGTGGCCCAAGACTTTTGAGGGGGATTCGCCGTCGGTCGAGATGTGCCGTTACATCGTGGAGAAAGGCTGGCATCAATCCGTGCTGTTCATCTCTAGCAAGACGCCGGTCCGGACCGGCCTGATCCAACCCATGGTCGACGTGCTGGAAGCGGGTGGTATCAAGGTGACCGTTTACGACAACGTGCAACCTGACCCGACCGTGGAACAGATTGAGGCGACCGTCGATGTGCTGCGCGCCAACCAGTGCGATGGCGTAATCGCGCTCGGGGGCGGCTCCGTGATCGATGCCGCTAAGGCGGTCGCGGCCCGAGGCAAAAACCCCAAACGCAGCATCATGGACATGACCGGTATGTTCCGTGTCATGCGCGGCATGTTGCCGCTGTATGCGGTGCCGACCACCGCCGGGACCGGGTCGGAAGTCACCATCGCCGCCGTGGTGACCGATACCAAAGGCCAGCGCAAGTTGCCGATGCTCGACCCGCGCCTGATGCCGCGCCTAGCCGCGTTGGACGGCAGCTTGATGCTCGGCGTGCCCCAGCATGTGACCGCGGCCACCGGCATGGACGCCCTGACCCATGCCGTCGAAGCCTTTATCAGCGGCAATGCCATGGACCGCACCGATGTGCTGGCCCTGGAAGCCGTCAAGCTCATCATGGCCAACCTGGAAACGGCGTTTGAAGATGGCAGCAACCTTGAAGCCCGGCAGGCCATGGCACGGGCATCACACCTCGCCGGCAAGGCCTTTACACAGGCGGGCGTCGGTTACGTGCATGCAATCGCCCACAACTTCGGCGCGCTTTATCACGTGCCCCACGGTCGAGCGAACGCGATTGTCATGCCTTACGTGCTCGACTACTCCAAATCCAAATGTGCCAAACGCCTGGCGCGGCTCGCACGCGAGGCCGGCATTGGTGACGAGGTCATGAGCGCAGATGAGCGCGCCAGCCTGTTCATTGCCCGTATCCGCGAGATGAATGAGCGATTCGGCATTCCGGACCACGTGGAAGCGTTGAAGGAAGAGGACATCCCCCGCATTGCTCGGGCTGCCCGGGCCGAAGCCCGCTGGACCTACGCCGTGCCGCGCTACATGCGTCGCCATACGGCCGAGTGGATTGTTTCGAAGATGCTGCCGAATGCGCCCGACCGTCCACAGCCGGATGAGCCAGACGTGCCGGGGACCGAGGAGACTACGTCGGACTGA
- a CDS encoding AraC family transcriptional regulator, protein MNRPQTSDPILHPVAIAQVMINFAVAQGADAATCLAGTGIDESTLASAEALITREQEMRLMENLMLALPDVPALGFELGLQYSIATFGSWGFLMRTSRNLQEAIKRTLNFLPLSTAYCQIQLIREPGTIGVAFQADRIPRQLRTTMLERDMATAIQLLREMGLAGIPLQALTFAHQAPAYADRLEALAGIRPIFDYPRHSLLLSRADAERPLPTYDAQLVSLLEDQCRQQLARRQPGGWVARTRQQMLGPQGFTTSIETIAQALNLSTRSLRRRLEAEGTGFRELLEQERQQLACQLLSNTRMTLDEIAVHLGYGDTSSFTRAFRRWFGEAPGVYRSRESTPGATE, encoded by the coding sequence ATGAACCGCCCGCAGACCAGCGACCCGATCCTCCACCCCGTGGCCATTGCTCAGGTCATGATCAACTTTGCCGTGGCGCAAGGAGCAGACGCCGCAACCTGCCTGGCCGGCACCGGCATTGATGAATCGACACTGGCATCGGCCGAGGCGTTGATCACCCGCGAGCAGGAAATGCGGCTGATGGAAAACCTCATGCTCGCGCTACCGGACGTGCCGGCGCTGGGTTTTGAGCTGGGCCTGCAGTACAGCATCGCCACTTTTGGCAGCTGGGGCTTTCTGATGCGCACCTCGCGCAACCTGCAGGAGGCCATCAAACGCACGCTGAACTTCCTACCGCTCAGCACGGCCTACTGCCAAATTCAGCTGATTCGCGAGCCCGGCACCATTGGCGTGGCGTTTCAAGCCGACCGGATTCCGCGCCAACTGCGCACCACCATGTTGGAACGCGACATGGCCACTGCGATCCAGCTGCTGCGCGAGATGGGCTTGGCCGGCATCCCCTTGCAGGCCTTGACCTTTGCCCACCAGGCGCCCGCGTATGCAGACCGGCTTGAGGCGCTGGCCGGCATTCGCCCGATATTTGACTACCCCCGCCACAGCTTGCTGCTTAGCCGCGCCGACGCCGAACGGCCGCTACCCACTTACGATGCGCAGCTCGTTAGCCTGCTGGAAGACCAGTGCCGCCAGCAGTTGGCACGCCGCCAGCCCGGCGGGTGGGTTGCCCGCACACGCCAACAGATGCTGGGCCCGCAAGGCTTCACGACGTCCATCGAGACCATCGCCCAAGCGCTGAACCTGTCGACGCGCAGCCTCCGGCGCCGGCTTGAAGCCGAAGGCACCGGCTTTCGCGAACTCCTCGAACAGGAACGACAGCAACTAGCCTGTCAGCTACTGAGCAACACGCGGATGACGCTCGACGAAATCGCCGTGCATCTGGGCTACGGCGACACCTCCAGCTTCACCCGGGCGTTTCGACGCTGGTTTGGTGAAGCGCCAGGGGTTTATCGATCACGCGAGTCAACGCCGGGTGCAACTGAATGA
- a CDS encoding NADH:flavin oxidoreductase/NADH oxidase family protein: MSQITLNTPFELPNGSRLPNRIAKSAMSEALGTMDNRATPELVELYRRWGQGGTGLIITGNVMIDRKALGEPGNVVIEDDRDLDTLRAWAEAGKSGGGQIWVQLNHPGRQCPKGLNQETVAPSAVPFNKAMQAYFETPRELTGDEIKDLIARYGRAAEICYQAGFSGVQIHGAHGYLVSQFLSPKTNQRADEWGGSPENRRRFVLEVLAAMRAATAPDFPIGIKLNSADFQRGGFTEEESLDVMAALADAGIALIEISGGTYEAPAMTGVRASTREREAYFLDFADQVRARIPDTPLMVTGGFRTHAGMSAALESGSLDLCGIARLLAIEPEVSRRLLAGQDPLQRVRPIKTGIGPVDRMAIMEVTWYTRQLRRIGRGKQPKPNESGLKAFLCSLVGTASGVRQTKRLRASG, encoded by the coding sequence ATGAGCCAGATCACCTTGAACACGCCCTTCGAGCTGCCCAATGGCAGCCGCCTGCCAAACCGTATTGCCAAGTCGGCGATGAGCGAGGCGCTGGGGACGATGGATAACCGAGCCACGCCTGAACTGGTGGAGTTGTATCGTCGTTGGGGCCAAGGTGGGACGGGGCTCATTATCACCGGCAATGTGATGATTGATCGCAAGGCCTTGGGCGAGCCGGGCAATGTGGTCATCGAGGATGACCGAGATCTGGATACCCTGCGTGCCTGGGCCGAGGCCGGCAAGTCGGGTGGCGGTCAGATCTGGGTGCAGTTGAACCACCCGGGACGGCAGTGTCCCAAAGGCCTGAACCAGGAAACGGTCGCGCCCTCGGCCGTGCCGTTTAACAAGGCGATGCAGGCTTACTTCGAGACGCCGCGTGAGCTGACGGGTGATGAGATCAAGGACTTGATCGCCCGCTACGGCCGGGCCGCCGAGATCTGCTATCAGGCTGGCTTTTCCGGCGTGCAAATCCATGGGGCCCATGGCTATCTGGTCAGCCAGTTCCTGTCACCGAAAACCAACCAGCGCGCGGACGAATGGGGCGGCAGCCCGGAAAACCGCAGGCGCTTCGTATTGGAAGTCTTGGCCGCCATGCGAGCGGCCACCGCTCCGGATTTCCCCATCGGTATCAAGCTGAACTCGGCGGACTTCCAGCGCGGCGGTTTCACGGAAGAAGAATCCCTGGATGTCATGGCCGCGCTGGCCGACGCTGGGATCGCGCTGATCGAGATCTCCGGCGGTACCTACGAGGCGCCGGCGATGACCGGCGTGCGTGCATCCACCCGCGAACGCGAGGCCTATTTCCTCGATTTCGCCGATCAGGTGCGGGCCCGAATTCCGGACACGCCGTTGATGGTCACCGGCGGTTTCCGCACCCATGCTGGCATGAGCGCTGCGCTGGAATCGGGGTCGCTGGACCTCTGTGGCATCGCCCGGCTGCTGGCCATCGAGCCCGAGGTGTCCCGCCGCTTGCTGGCCGGTCAGGACCCGCTGCAGCGTGTGCGGCCGATCAAGACGGGCATCGGTCCGGTGGACCGTATGGCGATCATGGAAGTCACCTGGTACACCCGACAGCTAAGGCGCATTGGCCGCGGCAAGCAGCCCAAGCCCAATGAGTCCGGTCTCAAGGCGTTTCTGTGCAGTCTGGTAGGTACGGCGTCCGGTGTGCGACAGACCAAGCGATTACGCGCCAGCGGTTGA
- a CDS encoding dehydrogenase: MKHVVSVTMGSSTNDFTFETDFLGQPFTVSRVGADGDESQAWELLRRHQAKADAIGLGMIRDHHDVGTRRIVHADTERMLGVVTRVPATTGAALRRLLQVRAVRHVQKQLGNFFNNNKVLFLSGVVNYDMAVAMADYTPNLRFADAVLQTGAPKMLTSLNQLEVFARGARLAESVLPLRTLSTVMPGLSAVKSSLVRKQIRDSHTVVGTFDDLKQFMEDGALKDKTVITSAVDDERFAAFKRWEANLVVDVSPTLFDHVVGTNTIQAMILAALNMSSEELADADLEDIIRELAIKPRLLHPTGEFRNIRRFAFVIHPLSQEYITKGFPLPKATPKVVMDKVEQAAAHMPPMVYSKMSNIVSPAGAEAEGWLITVGGTPREMLARSPEFTYRRLLMAASMAQKMGAQIIGLGAFTKVVGDAGVTVARRAEIPVTTGNSYSASGALWAAADAVRRMGLVKINKNQKIAGKTMVVGATGSIGSVSARLLAMAVDEVYLAGRNMKKLEALKASMLKDTPQAKIVATTNYEDHLHEMDMIVTSTSGAGKKILDITKVKPGCVITDVARPLDLPPEEVAKRPDVLVIESGEIELPTDVKMKDIGLPPNVIYACLAETIVLALEGRFEVFTIGRDTEWEKVKEIYKLGLKHGMKLAAISGVNGVFTDEDIAEVKRLALEARKNWTPGQATRSRPESRKKDAAA, translated from the coding sequence ATGAAACACGTCGTCAGCGTCACGATGGGATCGTCCACCAACGATTTCACGTTCGAGACCGATTTTCTTGGCCAGCCATTCACTGTCAGCCGGGTCGGCGCAGACGGAGATGAATCGCAGGCTTGGGAGTTGCTGCGTCGTCATCAGGCCAAGGCCGACGCCATCGGCCTCGGTATGATTCGCGACCACCACGATGTCGGCACCCGGCGCATCGTGCACGCCGACACCGAGCGCATGCTGGGCGTGGTCACGCGTGTGCCGGCCACCACCGGAGCCGCCCTACGTCGCCTGCTCCAGGTGCGAGCGGTTCGCCACGTGCAGAAGCAACTGGGCAACTTTTTCAACAACAACAAGGTGTTGTTCCTGTCGGGCGTGGTCAATTACGACATGGCCGTCGCCATGGCGGACTACACGCCCAACCTGCGCTTTGCCGACGCCGTGCTCCAAACCGGCGCACCCAAAATGCTGACCTCGCTGAATCAGCTTGAGGTCTTTGCCCGAGGTGCCCGGCTGGCCGAATCCGTCCTCCCACTTCGGACCCTGTCGACGGTCATGCCCGGGCTGTCGGCGGTGAAAAGCAGCCTCGTGCGTAAGCAGATCCGCGACTCCCATACGGTGGTTGGTACCTTCGATGATCTGAAACAGTTCATGGAGGACGGCGCGCTCAAGGACAAGACGGTCATCACCTCGGCGGTCGACGACGAACGGTTCGCCGCCTTCAAGCGCTGGGAAGCCAACCTGGTCGTCGATGTTTCACCAACGCTGTTCGACCACGTCGTCGGCACCAACACCATCCAAGCCATGATTCTCGCGGCATTGAATATGTCCAGCGAAGAGCTGGCGGATGCCGACCTTGAAGACATTATTCGCGAACTGGCGATTAAACCGCGCCTGCTGCATCCGACCGGCGAGTTCCGCAACATTCGCCGCTTTGCCTTTGTGATTCATCCGCTCAGCCAGGAGTACATCACCAAGGGCTTCCCGCTGCCCAAAGCGACACCAAAGGTCGTGATGGACAAGGTCGAGCAGGCCGCCGCGCACATGCCGCCGATGGTGTACTCGAAAATGTCGAACATCGTCTCTCCGGCCGGAGCCGAGGCTGAAGGCTGGCTGATCACGGTGGGTGGAACACCCCGGGAAATGCTCGCTCGCAGCCCCGAATTCACCTACCGTCGTCTGCTCATGGCGGCCAGCATGGCGCAGAAAATGGGCGCGCAGATCATCGGCCTGGGTGCATTCACCAAAGTGGTCGGCGATGCGGGCGTCACGGTCGCTCGCAGGGCTGAGATTCCTGTCACAACCGGTAACAGCTACTCGGCATCAGGCGCGCTTTGGGCCGCCGCCGATGCGGTCCGACGTATGGGCCTGGTCAAGATCAACAAGAACCAGAAGATCGCCGGGAAGACCATGGTCGTCGGCGCGACCGGCTCCATCGGCTCCGTCAGCGCCCGATTGCTCGCGATGGCCGTGGACGAGGTGTACCTGGCCGGCCGCAACATGAAAAAGCTAGAAGCCTTGAAGGCCTCCATGCTCAAGGACACGCCGCAGGCCAAGATCGTGGCCACCACGAACTACGAAGACCACCTCCACGAAATGGACATGATCGTCACGTCCACTTCGGGGGCTGGTAAGAAAATTCTGGATATCACCAAGGTCAAACCCGGCTGCGTCATCACCGACGTCGCCCGCCCGCTTGATCTACCGCCAGAAGAAGTGGCCAAGCGACCCGACGTGCTGGTCATCGAATCCGGAGAAATCGAGCTACCCACCGACGTCAAGATGAAGGACATCGGCCTGCCGCCCAACGTGATTTACGCCTGCCTGGCGGAAACCATCGTGCTGGCACTCGAAGGACGTTTCGAGGTCTTCACCATTGGCCGCGACACCGAATGGGAGAAGGTCAAGGAAATCTACAAATTGGGCCTCAAGCACGGGATGAAGCTCGCGGCGATCTCGGGTGTCAACGGCGTCTTCACTGACGAGGACATCGCCGAGGTCAAGCGGCTGGCACTCGAGGCGCGCAAAAACTGGACGCCAGGCCAAGCCACCCGCAGCCGACCAGAGAGTCGCAAGAAAGACGCTGCCGCCTAG
- a CDS encoding fatty acid desaturase family protein produces the protein MSEELSALNRQAISAAKRHMGHFAWPTVLFTAATLVVFVGNLVLFAAGVMPLWAAIVVYAVATYFSYTPLHEAAHGNIHGQQAGLKWVNDLCGYAVAPLIMVPYSTHTVEHFTHHRYTNQPDKDPDYVVRTMGDGLVALIRTGLQFLWVQNSFLFRGHWSGLSRREQAIYVVETTVALGWRLGFLLLVTRPGAGWLLLIGYLAGAFFTAYWFAYRPHAPYREPTRWRNTNSLLMPAWMRPFEWFWLGQNLHSIHHLFPRVPFYRYHALHREIEPIMRAHGTPMIGAFSQQPVAPSRRQRV, from the coding sequence ATGAGCGAAGAATTATCTGCCCTGAACCGTCAGGCGATATCCGCAGCCAAACGCCACATGGGCCATTTCGCATGGCCGACCGTGTTGTTCACGGCGGCCACGCTGGTCGTGTTTGTTGGCAATTTGGTGTTATTCGCCGCCGGTGTCATGCCGCTTTGGGCGGCCATTGTGGTGTACGCGGTCGCGACCTACTTCTCATACACGCCGCTGCATGAGGCCGCGCACGGCAACATCCACGGGCAGCAGGCGGGTCTTAAGTGGGTCAACGACCTGTGCGGCTATGCCGTGGCACCGTTGATTATGGTGCCGTACTCCACGCACACGGTGGAACATTTCACCCACCACCGCTACACCAACCAGCCGGACAAAGACCCTGATTACGTGGTTCGCACCATGGGCGATGGCCTGGTTGCTCTGATCCGGACGGGGCTGCAGTTTCTCTGGGTACAGAACAGCTTCTTGTTTCGGGGGCACTGGAGCGGGCTGTCGCGCCGCGAGCAAGCCATCTACGTCGTCGAAACAACCGTGGCGCTGGGTTGGCGGCTCGGATTTCTACTGCTGGTCACCCGTCCTGGGGCAGGCTGGCTGCTGCTGATCGGCTATCTGGCTGGGGCATTCTTTACGGCGTACTGGTTCGCCTATCGTCCCCATGCGCCGTATCGGGAGCCGACACGTTGGCGAAACACCAACAGCCTGCTGATGCCGGCCTGGATGCGCCCCTTCGAGTGGTTCTGGCTGGGCCAGAACCTGCACTCCATCCACCATCTGTTTCCCCGCGTACCGTTTTATCGCTATCACGCCCTGCATCGTGAGATCGAGCCGATCATGCGTGCGCATGGCACGCCGATGATCGGTGCGTTCAGCCAGCAACCGGTTGCGCCGTCGCGGCGGCAGCGCGTGTGA
- the katG gene encoding catalase/peroxidase HPI yields the protein MDSIETQAAGGCPFAHGGMTSTKTTVTSWWPNALNLDILHQHDQKTNPMGPDFNYRDELKKLDVEALKQDLTALMTDSQDWWPADWGHYGGLMIRMAWHAAGSYRLADGRGGGGTGNQRFAPLNSWPDNVNLDKARRLLWPIKKKYGNKISWADLIILAGNIAYESMGLKTFGFAFGREDIWHPEMDINWGAETEWLADSEQRFDDLDDATSMHAPLAATHMGLIYVNPEGVNGNPDPLKTAAHVRETFARMAMNDEETVALTAGGHTVGKTHGNGDASQLGQDPEACTVEEQGFGWRNPAETGHGRHTVTSGLEGAWTTHPTQWDDGYFKLLLGYEWELKKSPAGAWQWEPIDIREEDMPVDVEDPSIRCMPMMTDADMAMKMDPAYRKILERYAQDQAAFSDAFARAWFKLTHRDMGPKARYVGPDVPAEDLIWQDPIPAGPRLYDVGAIKSQIAESGLSTAELVATAWDSARTFRGSDLRGGANGARIRLAPQRDWPGNEPERLNKVLSVLEPIAAQYGASVADVIVLAGNVGVERAARAAGVDITVPFEPGRGDATDAMTDADSFEALEPRHDGFRNYLKQSFKVAPEELLLDRSQLMTLTAPEMVVLLGGLRVLGTNHGGVAHGVFTDRVGTLSTDFFVNLTDMANEWKPAGDNLYEIRDRKSGAQKWTATRVDLVFGSNSILRSYAEVYAQDDASEKFVHDFVAAWTKVMNLDRFDIGA from the coding sequence ATGGACAGCATTGAAACGCAGGCCGCGGGCGGGTGCCCGTTCGCACATGGCGGGATGACCAGCACCAAGACCACCGTTACCAGTTGGTGGCCCAACGCACTCAACCTGGACATCCTGCATCAGCACGATCAGAAGACGAACCCCATGGGGCCGGACTTCAACTACCGAGACGAATTGAAAAAGCTCGATGTCGAGGCGCTGAAGCAGGACCTGACGGCGCTGATGACGGACAGCCAGGACTGGTGGCCAGCCGATTGGGGCCACTATGGCGGGCTGATGATCCGCATGGCTTGGCATGCCGCAGGCTCCTACCGGCTGGCGGATGGTCGCGGTGGCGGAGGGACGGGCAACCAGCGCTTTGCGCCGCTGAACTCTTGGCCGGATAACGTCAATCTGGACAAGGCGCGGCGGCTGTTGTGGCCGATTAAGAAGAAGTACGGGAACAAGATTTCCTGGGCAGACCTGATCATTCTGGCCGGCAATATCGCCTATGAATCCATGGGCCTGAAGACGTTCGGATTTGCCTTTGGGCGAGAGGATATCTGGCACCCCGAGATGGACATCAACTGGGGAGCAGAGACCGAGTGGCTGGCCGATAGCGAGCAGCGCTTCGACGACCTTGACGACGCGACGAGCATGCATGCGCCGCTGGCGGCCACCCACATGGGGCTGATCTACGTGAACCCCGAAGGCGTCAACGGCAACCCGGATCCGCTGAAGACCGCGGCGCATGTCCGAGAAACCTTTGCCCGGATGGCGATGAACGACGAGGAAACCGTGGCGCTAACCGCCGGTGGCCACACGGTGGGTAAGACCCATGGCAACGGCGACGCCAGCCAGCTGGGTCAGGACCCCGAGGCCTGCACGGTGGAAGAACAGGGCTTCGGCTGGCGCAATCCTGCCGAGACCGGCCACGGTCGACACACCGTGACCAGCGGTCTTGAAGGCGCGTGGACCACCCACCCCACGCAATGGGATGACGGCTACTTCAAGCTGCTGCTCGGCTACGAGTGGGAGCTGAAGAAAAGCCCGGCGGGTGCCTGGCAGTGGGAGCCCATCGACATCCGCGAGGAAGACATGCCCGTGGACGTGGAAGACCCGTCCATCCGCTGCATGCCGATGATGACCGACGCCGATATGGCGATGAAGATGGATCCGGCCTACCGCAAGATTCTCGAACGCTACGCCCAGGACCAAGCCGCGTTCTCCGACGCCTTCGCCCGTGCGTGGTTCAAGCTGACGCATCGCGACATGGGCCCCAAGGCCCGCTATGTCGGCCCGGACGTCCCGGCAGAGGACCTGATCTGGCAGGACCCGATTCCAGCTGGCCCGCGTCTCTACGACGTGGGTGCGATCAAGTCGCAGATTGCCGAATCCGGTCTCAGCACGGCCGAGTTGGTGGCCACGGCCTGGGACAGTGCTCGCACCTTCCGAGGGTCAGACCTGCGTGGCGGTGCCAATGGTGCGCGGATTCGCCTCGCTCCCCAGCGGGATTGGCCGGGTAATGAACCCGAGCGTTTGAACAAGGTGTTGTCGGTACTGGAGCCGATCGCGGCGCAGTACGGTGCCAGTGTGGCCGATGTCATCGTGCTGGCCGGCAATGTGGGCGTGGAACGCGCGGCTCGCGCAGCCGGTGTGGACATCACCGTCCCGTTCGAACCGGGTCGGGGTGACGCCACCGACGCGATGACGGATGCAGACAGCTTCGAGGCGCTGGAGCCTCGGCACGATGGCTTCCGGAACTACCTCAAGCAGTCATTCAAGGTGGCACCGGAAGAACTGTTGCTCGACCGCAGCCAGCTCATGACGCTAACCGCACCCGAAATGGTCGTTCTGCTGGGTGGGCTGCGGGTGCTGGGCACCAACCACGGTGGTGTGGCGCATGGCGTATTCACCGACCGGGTTGGGACCCTGTCCACGGACTTCTTCGTCAACCTGACTGACATGGCCAACGAGTGGAAGCCGGCGGGAGACAATCTCTACGAGATTCGTGACCGCAAGTCCGGTGCGCAGAAGTGGACCGCCACGCGGGTGGATCTGGTGTTCGGCTCGAATTCCATACTGCGATCCTACGCCGAGGTCTATGCCCAGGATGATGCGAGCGAGAAGTTCGTGCATGACTTTGTGGCGGCCTGGACCAAGGTGATGAACTTGGACCGGTTTGATATCGGCGCCTAG